One window of the Methylovirgula sp. HY1 genome contains the following:
- a CDS encoding HoxN/HupN/NixA family nickel/cobalt transporter, with protein MIDLLRGAFDDAGMGIRTKIAGIYLIAVALVIVAWGWALSAFHDRPLFLGTAFIAFGFGLRHAVDADHIAAIDNVTRKLMQEGKRPVAVGFFFSLGHSSVVILASLGVVLATAALKDRFNFFKEAGGLVGTSVSALFLVVIAVSNLAIFLSIWRAFQKMRRGEPIVEEELDILLAQRGVLARIFRRLFKLIAASWHMFPLGFLFGLGFDTATEIAVLGISAAEASKGIPTGAIMVFPMLFTAGMSLVDTTDGVLMLGAYGWAFQTPMRKLYYNMTITLVSVLVALIVGGVEALGLFRDHLGLKGLFWGAIDALTDNFGILGYGVIGIFIASWAGSVALYRMRGFDKVDKLDLMT; from the coding sequence ATGATCGATCTTCTACGCGGCGCGTTCGATGATGCCGGCATGGGCATTCGCACCAAGATTGCCGGCATTTATTTGATCGCCGTCGCGCTTGTCATTGTCGCCTGGGGCTGGGCGCTTTCGGCGTTTCATGATCGGCCCCTGTTTCTTGGAACGGCCTTCATTGCTTTCGGCTTTGGCCTGCGTCATGCCGTCGATGCGGATCATATCGCTGCCATCGACAATGTGACGCGCAAGCTCATGCAGGAAGGCAAGCGCCCGGTCGCGGTCGGCTTCTTTTTCTCGCTCGGTCATTCATCAGTGGTGATCCTCGCGTCATTGGGCGTCGTTCTTGCGACGGCGGCGCTGAAAGATCGCTTCAATTTCTTCAAGGAGGCGGGCGGGCTCGTCGGCACATCGGTGTCGGCGCTTTTTCTCGTCGTAATTGCCGTCTCCAATCTCGCCATTTTCCTATCGATTTGGCGCGCGTTTCAAAAGATGCGGCGGGGCGAGCCGATTGTCGAGGAAGAACTCGACATCCTCCTCGCGCAACGGGGCGTTCTGGCGCGGATATTCCGCCGGCTGTTCAAGCTCATCGCGGCGAGCTGGCATATGTTTCCGCTCGGCTTTCTGTTTGGGCTCGGTTTCGATACGGCAACCGAGATCGCAGTCTTGGGAATTTCGGCCGCCGAAGCATCGAAAGGCATTCCGACCGGCGCGATCATGGTCTTCCCGATGCTGTTCACGGCGGGCATGTCGCTGGTCGATACGACGGATGGCGTGCTCATGCTCGGCGCTTATGGTTGGGCGTTCCAGACACCGATGCGCAAGCTCTATTATAATATGACCATTACGCTTGTATCTGTTCTCGTCGCTTTGATCGTCGGCGGAGTCGAAGCGCTCGGCCTTTTTCGCGATCACTTGGGGCTCAAGGGCCTGTTCTGGGGCGCGATCGACGCTTTGACCGACAATTTCGGTATACTCGGCTATGGCGTTATTGGAATTTTCATCGCGAGCTGGGCAGGTTCGGTCGCGCTTTATCGAATGCGTGGCTTCGACAAGGTCGATAAGCTTGATCTGATGACGTGA
- the hypB gene encoding hydrogenase nickel incorporation protein HypB → MCTTCGCGEADKITLTNLQSGVEERLERSTVNGHDIANHHAHHDSHHHEHHDSHEGAEHHGHDGHTHAGHDRDHSHPHSHPHLHEHEQHVHTFVQSAAPAPLHGVTVDLERAILAKNDRLAERNRAWFEGREILALNLVSSPGAGKTSLLERTIHDLKDEMAISVIEGDQQTLNDALRIKAAGAPAVQVNTGTGCHLEADMIRRGVEQLRPAFGSVLMIENVGNLVCPALFDLGEKTKVVVLSVTEGDDKPLKYPHMFKAADLMIISKIDLVPYVDFDIARCELAAREVNLGIRSLRLSVRSGEGLQDWYDWLRASRLALALAAAQ, encoded by the coding sequence ATGTGCACGACATGTGGATGCGGCGAGGCGGACAAGATCACGTTGACCAATCTTCAGTCGGGAGTCGAAGAGCGGCTCGAAAGATCGACTGTGAATGGACATGATATCGCCAACCATCATGCTCATCATGATAGTCATCATCATGAGCACCATGACTCGCATGAGGGGGCCGAGCATCATGGGCACGATGGTCATACTCATGCGGGCCATGATCGCGATCACAGCCATCCACATTCGCATCCTCACCTGCACGAACATGAGCAGCATGTCCACACCTTCGTTCAGAGTGCGGCGCCGGCGCCGCTGCATGGCGTGACAGTCGATCTGGAACGCGCGATTCTCGCGAAGAACGATCGCCTCGCGGAACGCAATCGTGCCTGGTTCGAGGGGCGGGAAATTCTGGCCCTTAATCTCGTGAGCTCCCCCGGTGCCGGCAAGACTTCGCTGCTGGAGCGGACGATCCATGACCTCAAAGATGAAATGGCGATCAGCGTGATCGAGGGCGACCAGCAAACGCTCAATGATGCATTGCGGATCAAGGCGGCTGGAGCGCCTGCGGTGCAGGTGAATACCGGCACGGGCTGTCATCTCGAAGCTGATATGATCCGCCGTGGTGTCGAGCAATTGCGCCCGGCTTTCGGTAGCGTGCTCATGATCGAGAATGTCGGCAATCTCGTGTGCCCGGCTTTGTTCGACCTCGGCGAGAAGACCAAGGTCGTCGTGTTGTCGGTGACCGAAGGCGACGACAAGCCGCTCAAATATCCGCATATGTTCAAGGCCGCGGACCTGATGATCATCAGCAAGATCGATTTGGTCCCCTATGTCGATTTCGACATCGCGCGCTGCGAGCTGGCGGCGCGGGAGGTCAATCTGGGCATTCGTTCTCTTCGTCTGTCTGTGCGCAGCGGTGAAGGTCTGCAGGATTGGTATGATTGGCTGCGCGCCTCGCGCCTCGCGCTCGCGCTCGCCGCGGCCCAATAG
- the hypA gene encoding hydrogenase maturation nickel metallochaperone HypA: MHEMGLTQSIVAIVAEQAAGRKVLRVTLEIGKLSPIMPEAIRFCFDVVAQGSALEGAALDIREIPGRARCFACGREIVLNEIYGRCECGSGQLERLAGDELNIKSMELEAL; encoded by the coding sequence ATGCATGAAATGGGACTCACCCAATCGATTGTCGCGATCGTTGCCGAACAGGCGGCCGGCCGCAAAGTGCTTCGGGTGACGCTCGAAATCGGCAAGCTTTCGCCGATCATGCCCGAGGCAATCCGTTTCTGCTTCGATGTCGTCGCGCAAGGCAGTGCGCTTGAGGGCGCTGCGCTGGACATACGCGAAATCCCAGGCAGAGCACGCTGCTTCGCCTGCGGCCGCGAGATCGTGCTCAATGAAATATACGGCCGATGCGAATGCGGGTCGGGGCAGCTGGAACGATTGGCGGGCGACGAGCTCAACATCAAAAGCATGGAATTGGAGGCGCTCTGA
- the hypE gene encoding hydrogenase expression/formation protein HypE, with translation MTKLEAARMMRPQRKLRDGVHVPKVTLAHGGGGKAMRDLIDDVFVQAFDNPMLAPLEDQARILLSDLASHGDRLAFTSDSFVVDPLEFPGGDIGKLAICGTVNDLAVGGAKPLYLSCSVIIEEGIEVELLRRVARSMAATAARAGIAIVTGDTKVVGHGSCDKLFINTAGIGVIRADFDLGAHRAEAGDVILVNGLLGDHGAAILAARGDLRFVSTIESDCAPLNGLIDALLAACPEVKFIRDATRGGLATVVNEIAEASGVGIELDERATPLREEVKGFCEILGLDPLYLANEGKIVVVAPAGVAEKARAAMAAHPLGRDAAIIGRVTQTIAGRVVMQTHFGGRRIVDMLVGEQLPRIC, from the coding sequence ATGACCAAGCTCGAAGCTGCGAGAATGATGCGACCGCAGCGCAAGCTGCGCGACGGCGTCCATGTGCCGAAGGTCACGCTCGCGCATGGCGGCGGCGGCAAGGCGATGCGCGATCTGATCGATGATGTCTTTGTCCAAGCTTTCGACAATCCGATGCTGGCGCCGCTGGAAGATCAGGCCCGCATTCTTCTGTCCGATCTCGCCTCGCATGGGGATCGGCTGGCTTTCACCAGCGATTCCTTCGTCGTCGATCCGCTTGAATTTCCTGGCGGCGACATTGGCAAACTCGCCATCTGCGGCACCGTCAATGATTTGGCGGTCGGTGGCGCCAAGCCGCTCTATTTGTCTTGCAGCGTGATCATCGAGGAAGGCATCGAAGTGGAGCTGTTGCGGCGGGTCGCGCGTTCCATGGCAGCGACCGCGGCGCGTGCCGGCATCGCCATCGTGACCGGTGATACGAAAGTCGTCGGCCATGGCTCATGCGATAAACTGTTCATCAATACCGCCGGGATCGGCGTCATCCGGGCGGACTTCGATCTTGGCGCGCATCGCGCGGAAGCCGGCGACGTGATTCTCGTCAATGGGCTTCTCGGCGACCATGGTGCCGCAATTCTGGCGGCGCGTGGCGATCTTCGGTTCGTATCGACGATTGAAAGCGATTGCGCGCCGCTCAATGGGCTCATCGATGCTTTGCTCGCCGCCTGTCCTGAAGTGAAATTCATTCGCGACGCGACGCGGGGCGGCTTGGCCACTGTCGTCAATGAAATCGCCGAGGCTTCCGGGGTGGGCATCGAACTCGATGAAAGAGCGACGCCGCTGCGCGAGGAGGTGAAAGGCTTTTGCGAAATTCTCGGGCTCGATCCGCTCTATCTCGCCAATGAGGGCAAGATTGTCGTCGTCGCTCCGGCCGGCGTCGCGGAAAAAGCCCGGGCAGCCATGGCAGCGCATCCCTTGGGCCGCGACGCTGCGATCATCGGGCGCGTCACCCAAACCATTGCCGGGCGGGTGGTGATGCAGACCCATTTTGGCGGCAGGCGAATCGTCGACATGCTGGTCGGCGAGCAATTACCGCGAATCTGTTGA
- the hypD gene encoding hydrogenase formation protein HypD — MKYVDEYRDPASVGALLEAIAALTGKVVAERGRPLHIMEVCGGHTHAIFKYGIAKMLPAELELIHGPGCPVCVLPIGQVDDCVAIAETPGVIFTTFGDAMRVPGSKKSLLQAKAEGADIRMVYSPLDALALARANPEREVVFFGLGFETTMPATAFTILQAEAEGIRNFSLFCNHITIVPTMQALLESPDLNLDGFLGPGHVSMIIGTRAYEFISEKYHLPLVVAGFEPLDILHSLWLVVKQLAEGRAEIENQYGRIVSQDGNIAAQDAIGRVFELREFFEWRGLGSIDHSGVRMREAYAQFDAERKFALSSQRIAEPQSCQCGDVLKGLIKPRQCKVFGTACTPETPLGALMVSSEGACAAYYQYGDFESRDKALGVDVA, encoded by the coding sequence ATGAAATATGTCGACGAATATCGCGATCCAGCCAGCGTCGGCGCGCTCTTGGAGGCCATCGCCGCATTGACCGGCAAAGTCGTCGCCGAGCGTGGGCGCCCTCTGCATATTATGGAAGTTTGCGGCGGCCACACGCACGCGATCTTCAAATATGGCATTGCCAAAATGTTGCCAGCGGAGCTGGAATTGATACATGGGCCGGGGTGTCCGGTTTGCGTTCTGCCGATCGGTCAGGTCGATGATTGCGTCGCCATCGCCGAGACGCCCGGCGTGATCTTCACGACTTTCGGCGATGCGATGCGGGTTCCCGGATCAAAGAAAAGCCTGCTGCAGGCCAAGGCGGAAGGTGCGGATATCCGCATGGTCTATTCGCCGCTCGATGCGCTGGCATTGGCGCGCGCTAATCCTGAACGAGAGGTCGTTTTCTTCGGCCTCGGCTTCGAGACGACCATGCCGGCCACGGCGTTCACGATCCTTCAAGCCGAAGCGGAGGGGATCCGCAATTTTTCTCTATTTTGCAATCATATCACGATCGTTCCGACAATGCAGGCGCTGCTCGAATCGCCCGATCTCAACCTCGACGGCTTTCTCGGGCCGGGCCATGTGTCGATGATCATCGGCACGCGGGCCTATGAGTTCATTTCCGAAAAATACCATCTCCCGCTCGTCGTCGCAGGATTCGAGCCGCTCGACATCCTGCATTCGCTATGGCTCGTCGTGAAGCAATTGGCGGAAGGCCGGGCGGAGATCGAAAATCAATATGGGCGGATTGTGTCGCAGGATGGAAATATCGCGGCGCAGGATGCGATTGGGCGCGTGTTCGAATTGCGTGAATTTTTCGAATGGCGCGGTCTTGGTTCGATCGATCATTCCGGTGTCCGCATGCGGGAAGCCTATGCGCAATTCGATGCGGAACGGAAATTCGCGCTTTCGTCACAACGCATCGCCGAACCGCAATCCTGCCAATGCGGCGACGTCTTGAAGGGCTTGATCAAGCCGCGGCAATGCAAGGTCTTTGGAACCGCCTGCACACCCGAGACACCGCTTGGCGCCCTGATGGTCTCGTCCGAAGGCGCCTGCGCCGCCTATTACCAATATGGCGATTTCGAATCCCGTGACAAAGCTCTTGGGGTGGATGTGGCATGA
- a CDS encoding HypC/HybG/HupF family hydrogenase formation chaperone: MCLGIPGQIVTITDVQRKLASVDVGGVKREINIACIIDDRPIESCVGDWVLVHVGFAMSRINEEQAAETLKLLIELGEAQQELAAMRESGRA, translated from the coding sequence ATGTGTCTTGGCATTCCCGGCCAGATCGTCACGATCACCGATGTGCAGCGCAAATTGGCGAGCGTCGATGTCGGTGGGGTCAAACGCGAGATCAATATCGCCTGCATCATCGATGATCGGCCGATCGAGTCTTGCGTCGGCGATTGGGTCTTGGTGCATGTCGGTTTCGCCATGAGCCGGATCAATGAAGAACAGGCGGCGGAGACGCTGAAGCTTCTCATCGAATTGGGCGAAGCTCAGCAGGAGCTTGCTGCCATGCGCGAGTCGGGTCGTGCCTGA
- the hypF gene encoding carbamoyltransferase HypF, with the protein MRALAEDFRADAAMAMEIRIRGLVQGVGFRPTVWRVATGLGFAGDVCNDSEGVLIRLAGDAGMAERLVSQLKAECPPLARIDSVDMRPVALPDGLAGFHIAASGLGEMKTQVAPDAATCPACLAEIRDPFARRFRYPFTNCTHCGPRLSMICDAPYDRARTTMAEFAMCDACRSEYEDPADRRFHAEPIACHHCGPRVVLERAGAGVVEFSSFSMLDDVDAVAGMLLNGYIVAIKGLGGFHLACDATNASAVARLRAGKRRYSKPFALMARDLDVIGRYAKISAAESAALASSAAPIVLLDRRCDAGLPEDIAPGIATLGFMLPYTPLHHLIFRRIDRPIVMTSGNLSDEPQIIDETTARADLGGIADFLLTHDRRIAVRLDDSVVRFAGGTMRMLRRARGYAPAPISLPLGLRAAPPILALGAELKSTFCLVRGAEAIVSQHMGDLEDARTLQDFEQTLGLLRQLYDHRAAAVVVDCHQDYLSTKLGHQIARDKGLPLIHVQHHHAHIASAMAENGVEPGSGPVLGIALDGLGLGGDGTLWGGEFLLADYAAYRQVGTFKPVALPGGAQAMREPWRNTLAHILSEIGWAAFAMNFEKTELHAFLREKPVDTIAAMIRQGINAPKASSCGRLFDAVAAAIGICRDVAYHEGEAAIRLEALADAEAMAAVDDDLAYPFGIPNLKDSGLPYIEPAAMWQALLGDLYENAAPSLIAARFHKGLAKAIAAMAAKVTLDGEIRITRRVALSGGVFQNRSLIEDLLPRLAAEGFEVLLQVKVPSNDGGISLGQAAVAAAQLALT; encoded by the coding sequence GTGAGGGCATTGGCGGAAGATTTTCGCGCCGACGCGGCCATGGCGATGGAGATCCGCATTCGCGGCCTCGTGCAAGGCGTCGGCTTTCGTCCGACGGTCTGGCGCGTCGCCACAGGGTTGGGCTTTGCCGGGGATGTCTGCAATGATTCAGAAGGCGTGTTGATCCGTCTCGCCGGCGATGCTGGCATGGCGGAGCGCTTGGTATCGCAGCTCAAAGCCGAATGTCCGCCTTTGGCGCGCATCGACTCCGTGGATATGCGGCCGGTGGCGCTGCCTGATGGACTTGCCGGCTTTCATATTGCCGCGAGCGGCTTAGGCGAGATGAAGACGCAAGTGGCGCCGGATGCTGCGACTTGTCCGGCCTGTCTCGCCGAGATCCGCGATCCTTTCGCGCGGCGCTTTCGCTATCCATTCACCAATTGCACCCATTGCGGTCCGCGTCTGTCGATGATCTGCGACGCGCCTTACGATCGTGCGCGGACGACGATGGCGGAATTCGCCATGTGCGACGCTTGTCGCAGCGAATATGAAGATCCCGCCGATCGGCGTTTTCATGCTGAACCGATCGCCTGCCATCATTGTGGGCCGCGTGTCGTTCTCGAAAGGGCAGGTGCCGGCGTCGTAGAATTTTCCAGCTTCAGCATGCTCGATGATGTCGATGCGGTCGCCGGCATGCTGCTGAATGGCTATATTGTCGCGATCAAGGGCCTCGGCGGGTTTCACTTGGCGTGCGATGCGACCAATGCCTCGGCTGTCGCGCGCTTGCGCGCGGGCAAGCGGCGCTATTCCAAACCTTTTGCGCTGATGGCGCGCGATCTCGACGTGATTGGACGCTATGCCAAAATCAGCGCCGCCGAGTCTGCCGCGCTCGCGAGTTCGGCCGCGCCGATCGTGCTGCTCGATCGGCGGTGCGATGCGGGTTTGCCCGAGGATATTGCGCCCGGCATCGCGACGCTCGGCTTCATGCTGCCCTATACACCGCTGCATCATTTGATTTTCCGCCGGATCGATCGGCCGATCGTCATGACCAGCGGCAATCTTTCCGACGAGCCGCAGATCATCGATGAGACCACGGCGCGGGCCGATCTCGGCGGCATCGCCGATTTTCTCTTGACACATGATCGCCGGATCGCCGTGCGGCTGGATGATTCCGTGGTGCGCTTTGCCGGCGGTACGATGCGCATGCTGCGTCGTGCGCGCGGCTATGCGCCGGCGCCAATCTCTCTGCCGCTCGGCTTGCGCGCGGCGCCCCCGATCCTGGCGCTCGGCGCCGAACTCAAGAGCACTTTCTGTCTCGTTCGGGGCGCCGAAGCGATCGTCTCGCAACATATGGGCGATCTCGAAGATGCGCGCACGTTGCAGGACTTCGAGCAGACCCTTGGCCTGCTGCGGCAGCTCTATGACCATCGCGCCGCGGCCGTCGTCGTCGATTGTCACCAAGACTATCTTTCGACAAAGCTCGGGCATCAGATCGCCCGGGACAAAGGATTGCCGCTGATCCATGTTCAGCATCATCACGCGCATATCGCAAGCGCCATGGCTGAAAATGGCGTCGAGCCGGGCAGCGGGCCGGTTCTCGGCATCGCGCTTGACGGACTTGGACTTGGCGGCGACGGCACGCTTTGGGGCGGCGAGTTTCTGCTCGCCGATTATGCCGCCTATCGGCAGGTCGGGACTTTCAAGCCAGTCGCTTTGCCGGGCGGCGCGCAGGCTATGCGCGAGCCCTGGCGCAACACGCTTGCCCATATTCTGAGTGAAATAGGCTGGGCCGCCTTTGCCATGAATTTCGAAAAGACAGAACTTCACGCCTTTCTGCGGGAAAAACCCGTCGACACGATCGCAGCGATGATCCGCCAAGGCATCAATGCGCCCAAGGCGAGTTCCTGCGGCCGTCTCTTCGACGCTGTGGCGGCGGCGATCGGCATTTGTCGCGATGTCGCCTATCACGAAGGAGAAGCCGCGATCCGGCTCGAGGCTCTGGCCGATGCCGAGGCTATGGCGGCTGTCGATGACGACTTGGCCTATCCTTTCGGGATTCCCAATCTCAAAGACTCTGGCCTGCCTTATATCGAACCCGCGGCCATGTGGCAGGCGCTATTGGGCGATCTTTACGAAAATGCCGCGCCATCGCTTATCGCGGCGCGGTTCCATAAGGGACTTGCGAAGGCGATAGCGGCCATGGCCGCCAAAGTGACGCTTGACGGCGAGATCCGGATCACGCGGCGCGTGGCCCTTTCGGGCGGCGTCTTTCAAAATCGTAGTCTGATCGAAGATCTCTTGCCCCGGCTCGCGGCCGAAGGCTTCGAGGTTTTGCTACAAGTCAAAGTGCCATCGAATGATGGCGGTATCTCGCTTGGGCAAGCGGCCGTCGCGGCGGCACAGCTTGCCCTGACATGA
- a CDS encoding Rieske (2Fe-2S) protein yields the protein MVAGRAVLLSRVKRLVSGFDNLCPHFGFEIASGKVENGRIACPHHGFIFDLMSGACLTVPDVRLTSHAIRLIGDRVEISLRS from the coding sequence ATGGTTGCAGGCAGGGCCGTTCTTCTCAGCCGGGTCAAGCGCCTGGTCAGCGGCTTCGATAATCTCTGCCCGCATTTCGGCTTTGAGATCGCCAGCGGAAAGGTCGAGAACGGCCGGATCGCTTGCCCGCATCACGGCTTCATTTTCGATCTTATGTCCGGCGCCTGCCTGACCGTTCCGGACGTTCGTCTGACATCCCATGCGATCCGCCTTATCGGCGATCGCGTCGAAATCAGCTTGCGGAGCTAG
- a CDS encoding helix-turn-helix domain-containing protein, with translation MSFASTVLFVADCHLPCRATAEALIGGFGYRLFAASCQAEAVAFIHDAPVDLVLADVDSHDCDVIDLLASLRFSHPDLPRLLLVGEDAGAGLSEMLARTAAYQYLTKPNKPLKRLVETGRFREDLYFRLRGFELEVPPLRARPADIPVLVEFFVGKHGGLLGNRVRGVSEDVIDIFKAHPFPGNVRELENEVRRMIALAKDGEYLTRRHLSPTLAKLNASARAAASPVHKDEERTLKQIVEGLEAQVVGQVLKKHRWNQSKAARELGLSRVGLANKIRRYALDDGQMVARRV, from the coding sequence ATGAGTTTCGCATCGACAGTCTTATTCGTTGCGGATTGCCATCTGCCGTGTCGTGCGACCGCAGAGGCGCTGATTGGCGGCTTCGGCTATCGCCTGTTTGCCGCCTCTTGCCAGGCCGAGGCGGTCGCCTTCATCCATGATGCGCCGGTCGATCTCGTGCTCGCGGATGTCGACAGCCACGATTGCGACGTCATCGATCTTCTGGCGAGTCTGCGCTTCAGCCACCCCGACCTTCCGCGCCTGCTATTGGTCGGCGAGGATGCCGGCGCCGGATTAAGCGAGATGCTCGCGCGCACCGCGGCCTATCAATATCTGACCAAGCCCAACAAGCCGCTGAAGCGATTGGTCGAGACCGGGCGGTTTCGGGAAGATCTTTATTTCCGGCTCAGAGGGTTCGAACTCGAAGTGCCGCCGCTACGCGCGCGTCCCGCAGATATTCCAGTGCTCGTCGAATTCTTCGTCGGCAAGCATGGCGGGCTTCTCGGCAATCGCGTGCGTGGCGTTTCCGAGGACGTCATCGATATTTTTAAAGCGCATCCTTTCCCCGGCAATGTCCGCGAGCTCGAAAATGAAGTGCGCCGGATGATTGCTTTGGCCAAGGATGGCGAATATCTGACCCGCCGGCATCTCTCGCCGACGCTGGCCAAACTCAATGCATCGGCGCGGGCGGCAGCGAGTCCCGTACATAAGGACGAAGAGCGGACCTTGAAGCAGATCGTCGAGGGGCTCGAAGCGCAGGTCGTCGGCCAGGTCCTGAAAAAGCATCGCTGGAATCAAAGCAAGGCAGCGCGCGAACTCGGCCTCTCGCGGGTCGGTCTTGCAAATAAGATCAGGCGCTATGCTTTGGATGATGGCCAAATGGTTGCGCGGCGGGTTTGA
- a CDS encoding DEAD/DEAH box helicase: protein MTNLSFSELGLSEPICRALAAENYTHPTPIQMQSIPLLLEGRDLLGIAQTGTGKTAAFALPILQRLGKPQQRPEPRAAHALILAPTRELVVQIGESFAAYGRHLGLKHAVILGGVGQGQQVKALARGIDILVATPGRLLDLAEQGHVRLNDVKHFVLDEADRMLDMGFIRDVRKIVAMLPKQRQSLLFSATMPKDVARLAADMLREPIRVEVTPQVVTVDRIEQRVFFVDTASKHALLIDLLKDPSLARVIVFTRTKSHANRVSEQLERAGISADAIHGNKSQNARQRALERFRVGEARVLVATDIAARGIDVDGVSHVINFELPNEPESYVHRIGRTARAGKSGIAFSFCDATERGFLRDIERLTKRPLLVEAPRTLTATAPSTKSDSQKPDASLVRRKRQWQRGKSRAA, encoded by the coding sequence GTGACAAATCTTTCATTTTCCGAACTCGGACTTTCCGAGCCGATCTGCCGTGCTCTTGCAGCTGAGAATTACACCCACCCCACCCCAATCCAAATGCAGTCCATTCCGCTTCTGCTCGAAGGCCGCGATCTGCTCGGCATAGCGCAGACCGGAACCGGCAAGACGGCGGCCTTCGCTCTGCCTATCCTGCAGCGGCTCGGCAAGCCGCAACAGCGCCCTGAACCTCGGGCGGCACATGCGCTCATTCTGGCGCCGACGCGCGAACTCGTGGTCCAGATCGGCGAGAGCTTTGCCGCCTACGGCCGGCATCTGGGCCTAAAACACGCCGTGATCCTCGGCGGTGTGGGACAGGGCCAGCAGGTGAAGGCGCTGGCGCGCGGCATCGATATTCTCGTCGCAACGCCCGGACGTCTTCTCGATCTCGCCGAGCAAGGCCATGTGCGGCTCAATGATGTGAAGCATTTCGTTCTCGATGAAGCCGACCGCATGCTCGACATGGGCTTCATCCGCGATGTGCGCAAGATCGTGGCCATGCTGCCGAAGCAGCGGCAATCGCTGCTCTTCTCCGCAACCATGCCGAAAGATGTCGCGAGACTTGCGGCCGACATGCTGCGTGAGCCCATTCGTGTCGAAGTGACGCCGCAAGTCGTGACGGTCGACCGCATAGAGCAGCGCGTGTTCTTCGTGGACACGGCGAGCAAGCATGCTTTGCTGATCGATCTCTTGAAGGACCCGAGCCTGGCGCGCGTCATCGTCTTCACGCGCACGAAAAGCCATGCGAATCGTGTCAGCGAGCAGTTGGAACGCGCCGGCATTTCCGCCGATGCGATCCATGGCAACAAGTCGCAGAATGCCCGCCAACGGGCGCTCGAACGCTTCCGTGTCGGCGAAGCACGTGTTCTGGTTGCGACCGATATAGCCGCGCGCGGCATTGACGTGGACGGCGTGAGCCATGTCATTAATTTCGAGCTGCCCAATGAGCCCGAAAGCTATGTGCATCGGATCGGGCGGACGGCGCGTGCCGGCAAATCCGGCATTGCATTCTCCTTCTGCGATGCGACCGAACGCGGCTTTCTGCGCGACATCGAGAGGCTGACAAAACGGCCGCTTTTGGTCGAGGCGCCAAGAACTCTGACCGCGACAGCACCCTCGACGAAAAGCGATAGCCAAAAGCCTGACGCGTCTTTGGTCAGGCGCAAGCGGCAATGGCAGCGCGGCAAGTCGCGGGCCGCCTGA
- a CDS encoding nucleoside deaminase: MDTPDTSDPEAAINRRHAMAGLVTAMIPVTLSIAAPPAEAEAVSVPANTEDALLMRQALALAAEADFPFGAVITRDGKILARGLNLGKRTHDPTAHGEMVAIRRFLAEHGPGPLKGTVLYTSGEPCPMCMGAIVWCGIKRVVYAASIAEIAAHLGQIGISCTEIAEKTPFETIEITGGVLAADALKLFR, translated from the coding sequence ATGGACACGCCTGACACGTCAGATCCCGAGGCCGCGATCAACCGGCGTCATGCGATGGCGGGGCTCGTCACCGCAATGATCCCGGTTACCTTATCGATAGCCGCGCCACCGGCCGAGGCCGAGGCTGTTTCCGTGCCAGCCAATACGGAAGACGCGCTATTGATGCGCCAAGCGCTCGCGCTCGCAGCCGAGGCCGATTTTCCCTTCGGCGCGGTAATTACGCGCGATGGCAAGATATTGGCGCGTGGGCTCAATCTCGGCAAACGCACGCATGACCCGACCGCGCATGGCGAAATGGTCGCGATCCGCCGCTTTCTCGCCGAGCACGGACCTGGGCCGCTCAAAGGAACGGTGCTCTATACGTCCGGCGAACCTTGCCCCATGTGCATGGGAGCGATCGTCTGGTGTGGGATCAAGCGCGTCGTCTATGCCGCCTCTATCGCCGAGATCGCAGCCCATCTCGGCCAGATCGGAATATCCTGTACCGAGATCGCCGAGAAGACGCCATTCGAGACAATCGAAATCACCGGCGGCGTGCTCGCCGCAGATGCATTGAAGCTTTTCCGATGA